The following nucleotide sequence is from Deltaproteobacteria bacterium.
ATTACCAGCCTGCCTCCAGGGTTCAGAAGGTCCTTACACCGGTCCAGAAAATCTTGGAGGTTCTGGAGCTCTTCGTTAACCGCGATGCGCAAAGCTTGAAAAGCGCGGGTGGCTGGATGGATGCGCCCGCTGCGCGAGGGGAGGGATTTTTTGATCATATCGACGAGTTCCCCTGTGGTCCGCAGGGGGGTAATGTGCCGCCGGCGAACAATCGCCTTGGCGATCCGGTTGGCCCAGCGCTCCTCCCCATACAGCCAAAAGATTCGGCTCATCTCTACTGCAGAAAGGCGCTGTAAAAGGTCCCGGGCCGTAACCCTGAGCTCCCGGTTCATCCGCATATCCAAAGGCCCATCCCGGAGGAAGCTAAATCCCCTCTCTCCGTCTTCAAGCTGTTCTGTGGAAACCCCTAAGTCTAATAGAATGCCATCCACTGCACCGATAGAGAGGTTTTCCAGGACTGAACTCAGGTCCTTATAATTTCTTTTTATCAACTCAACCCTTCTTCCAAAAGGAGCCAGATTTTTTTGGGCACGCTGGATGGCTTCCTCGTCCCAATCTAATCCTATTAATTTTCCCGCGGGAGAGCTCCTGGTTAAGATGGCCCTGGCATGACCACCGCTGCCTACAGTTCCATCCACATAAATTCGGTTTGGTTGACAATCCAAGTATTCAAGAACTTCTCGTAAAAGGATCGGTAAGTGTCGGGCTTCTTCCATTGCTTTTTAAAGCCCCACCTCGGCCAAAGTTGCCCCCATCCCTTCAAAATCCTCTTCCGACCGCTTGATTTCCTCCAACCAACGTTCCATCCCCCAAATTTCAAATTTTTTTAGCATCCCGGCAAAAACAACATTTCTTGCCAGCTGGGCATAATCTCGAAGTGGGGGGGGGATCAGGATTCGGCCCAATTTATCAATGGGACATTCGACGGCCCCAGAAATAAAAAATCGCTGGAAAGATTTTACTTCCTTTTTAACCATGGAAAGGGAACTTACCTTCTCTTCCAAAACTCTCCATTCTTCGTAAGGGTAAGCGACTAAACAACGATCGAAATTAGTCAGGATTAACCGGTCATCATATTTTTCCGTAAGTAATTCACGAAATTTTGCCGGGACGGATACGCGCCCTTTAGGATCTATGGTGTGTTCAAACCTTCCCCTGAACATCCCTTATTTTCTCCTATTATCCACTTTTAACCACTTTATA
It contains:
- the rsmH gene encoding 16S rRNA (cytosine(1402)-N(4))-methyltransferase RsmH: MEEARHLPILLREVLEYLDCQPNRIYVDGTVGSGGHARAILTRSSPAGKLIGLDWDEEAIQRAQKNLAPFGRRVELIKRNYKDLSSVLENLSIGAVDGILLDLGVSTEQLEDGERGFSFLRDGPLDMRMNRELRVTARDLLQRLSAVEMSRIFWLYGEERWANRIAKAIVRRRHITPLRTTGELVDMIKKSLPSRSGRIHPATRAFQALRIAVNEELQNLQDFLDRCKDLLNPGGRLVIISFHSLEDRAVKNHFRQWGKGEEGNPPSFNILTPKPVAPSPGEVFSNPKARSAKLRAVEKIFENTKGRKNGGSDL
- the mraZ gene encoding division/cell wall cluster transcriptional repressor MraZ is translated as MFRGRFEHTIDPKGRVSVPAKFRELLTEKYDDRLILTNFDRCLVAYPYEEWRVLEEKVSSLSMVKKEVKSFQRFFISGAVECPIDKLGRILIPPPLRDYAQLARNVVFAGMLKKFEIWGMERWLEEIKRSEEDFEGMGATLAEVGL